One Plasmodium cynomolgi strain B DNA, chromosome 12, whole genome shotgun sequence genomic region harbors:
- a CDS encoding ADP-ribosylation-like factor (putative) gives MVLLKILKKIKEKQKNIRIIILGLDNAGKTTIVKRLLGEDIYKVSPTFGFTIETLQFDKHLINIWDIGGQKSIRHFWKNYYENVDGIIYVIDSSDLFRIQLCSYELKQILKEERLYGCSLLILSNKVDIENSSKVEQIVEILKLNEMNIDRHWCINECSAFSGKGLLKSFMWLIDDISYRINNTY, from the exons ATGGTGCTCCTGAAAATTCTcaagaaaataaaggaaaagcaaaaaaacataagGATAATCATACTAGGGTTGGACAACGCGGGGAAAACGACAATCGTGAAGAGGTTACTGGGGGAAGACATTTATAAAGTAAGTCCCACGTTCGGATTTACCATTGAGACGTTGCAGTTTGATAAGCACCTTATTAATATATGGGACATAGGGGGGCAGAAAAGTATTAggcatttttggaaaaattattacgaGAATGTAGACGGCATTATTTATGTCATCGATAGTTCCGATTTGTTTAGAATCCAGTTATGTTCATATGAGttgaaacaaattttaaaagaggaGAGACTGTACGGATGCTCCCTGCTGATTTTATCTAACAAGGTGGACATAGAGAACTCTTCAAAGGTGGAGCAAATCGTTGAG ATTTTGAAGCTAAACGAAATGAACATCGATCGCCACTGGTGCATAAATGAGTGCAGCGCTTTTTCGGGAAAGGGGTTACTAAAGTCGTTTATGTGGTTGATCGATGACATAAGCTACAGAATTAACAACACTTACTGA